The Bos indicus x Bos taurus breed Angus x Brahman F1 hybrid chromosome 11, Bos_hybrid_MaternalHap_v2.0, whole genome shotgun sequence genome includes a region encoding these proteins:
- the TPRN gene encoding taperin — MGGGPGVGLLREGRRRAAAAVPGERWLRRPLRSMAGLGRPGPAPRAAMPAWKREILERKRAKLAALGGGAAPVAGAGATETAGPATEPLVLAESLGPLRENPFMRLESERRHGARRGGGAGVAGPGARPAEQLLELYCCVPGVRTIRADNILIIESAPGFPPAPAPNPGLGPGGTARIRAAEVLVYEAPPPPGRVSRLLQKFDPPAAPRRRGSPERVRPTPPPSPGPAVPRVGERAACFQSDPERCGSGLGPRPRRSDFLHKTSNNSFTVHPRGLRHSAGTCPLPNGPGAPESRAGAAKGFEDSAPGPGEWKPKVESGEAPAHQSPSPGTPSATPAAAPALPTLSPSSATPSQRQWVSAATSANDSFEIRPAPKPDMGRIPAGDLQARALASLRVNSRNSFVVIPKRKTSGAPPGEGRRSVAPPEEEGWASQHPEPEAQLVPGVNGVFAGERSPSRIEEGGSPAPTTALVDPAVRWQRPPSPPPSPRAAAEAEPAQGFQTPGLAKNGREPGRPGLPITFIDEVDSEDEVPQEAKLPCSRVGAPPQYHPHPTRPGHLSELQRRGGNTFTVVPKRKPGAVQANGEARPREAEEEEPGRVSEPSAAAGTSLKKRYPTVHEIEVIGGYLALQKSCLTKAGSSRKKMKISFNDKSLQTTFEYPPESSLQEAEAEEEEEGDAEEDAEAYGPDGAAEKPLALFLPRATFVSSVGPESPRLPDGSSGLSSYTPKHSVAFSKWPEQVLERTPSAEEAPSKEVMLTPAGQNDLSDFRSEPALYF, encoded by the exons ATGGGCGGCGGCCCGGGGGTGGGGCTGCTGCGCGAAGGCCGGCGGCGGGCGGCGGCTGCAGTCCCTGGCGAGCGCTGGCTCCGGCGGCCACTCCGCAGCATGGCTGGCTTGGGGCGGCCGGGCCCAGCGCCCCGCGCCGCGATGCCTGCCTGGAAGCGAGAGATCCTCGAGCGAAAGCGGGCTAAGCTGGCGGCCTTGGGCGGGGGCGCGGCGCCGGTCGCTGGGGCGGGCGCGACGGAGACCGCGGGGCCGGCGACCGAGCCGCTGGTGCTGGCCGAGAGTCTGGGCCCGCTGCGCGAAAACCCGTTCATGCGGCTCGAGTCAGAGCGGCGGCACGGGGCGCGGCGCGGCGGGGGCGCGGGCGTGGCGGGGCCCGGAGCGCGGCCCGCGGAGCAGCTGCTGGAGCTGTACTGCTGCGTGCCCGGCGTGCGCACCATCCGAGCCGACAACATCCTCATCATCGAGTCGGCGCCCGGCTTTCCGCCCGCGCCCGCGCCTAACCCGGGCCTCGGTCCTGGCGGGACCGCCCGCATCCGCGCCGCGGAGGTGCTTGTGTACGAGGCACCGCCGCCGCCCGGCCGCGTCAGCCGCCTGCTCCAGAAGTTCGACCCGCCGGCCGCGCCGCGCCGCCGCGGGAGCCCGGAGCGCGTCCGTCCCACGCCGCCGCCCTCTCCGGGCCCGGCCGTTCCACGCGTGGGCGAGCGCGCCGCCTGCTTCCAGTCCGATCCGGAGCGCTGCGGCTCAGGCCTTGGCCCCAGGCCCCGGCGCAGCGACTTCTTGCACAAGACCAGCAACAACTCCTTCACTGTCCACCCGCGGGGCCTGCGCCATAGTGCGGGCACTTGCCCACTCCCCAACGGGCCCGGGGCCCCAGAGTCCCGGGCCGGCGCTGCCAAGGGCTTTGAGGACTCCGCGCCTGGGCCAGGCGAGTGGAAGCCAAAGGTGGAGTCGGGGGAGGCCCCCGCCCACCAGTCCCCCAGCCCGGGGACCCCCAGTGCCACTCCAGCCGCGGCTCCGGCCTTGCCCACGCTCAGCCCTTCCAGTGCCACTCCCAGCCAGCGCCAGTGGGTCTCCGCGGCCACCAGCGCCAATGACTCCTTTGAGATACGGCCAGCCCCCAAGCCAGACATGGGTAGGATCCCTGCCGGGGATCTCCAGGCCCGGGCTCTGGCCAGTCTTCGAGTGAACTCTCGAAACTCTTTCGTAGTCATCCCCAAGCGCAAGACCTCTGGGGCTcctcctggggaagggaggcGGTCCGTGGCACCTCCAGAGGAAGAAGGCTGGGCCTCCCAGCACCCGGAGCCTGAAGCCCAGCTGGTGCCTGGAGTGAATGGTGTGTTTGCAGGGGAAAGGAGCCCCTCCAGGATCGAGGAGGGGGGCAGCCCCGCACCCACCACTGCCCTTGTGGACCCTGCCGTCAGGTGGCAAAGGCCACCCTCACCACCGCCGTCTCCACgggctgctgctgaagctgagccTGCCCAGGGCTTCCAGACTCCTGGCTTGGCCAAGAACGGCAGGGAGCCTGGGCGGCCAGGGCTGCCCATCACTTTCATTGATGAGGTGGACTCAGAGGACGAGGTTCCCCAAGAAGCCAAACTGCCCTGCTCCAGGGTTGGTGCGCCTCCCCAGTACCACCCACATCCAACCAGGCCTGGCCACTTGTCAGAGCTCCAGCGTCGGGGTGGCAACACCTTCACAGTGGTGCCTAAGAGGAAACCAGGGGCCGTGCAGGCCAACGGTGAGGCCAGGCCAAGGGAGGCTGAGGAAGAGGAACCAGGCAGAGTTTCGGAGCCCTCTGCTGCTGCGGGGACCTCGCTGAAGAAGCGCTACCCCACCGTGCACGAGATCGAGGTGATTGGCGGCTACCTGGCCCTGCAGAAGTCCTGTCTCACCAAGGCCGGCTCCTCAAGAAAGAAG ATGAAGATCTCCTTCAACGACAAGAGCCTGCAGACCACATTTGAGTACCCCCCCGAGAGCTCCCTGCAGGAGgcggaggcagaggaggaggaggagggggacgCAGAGGAGGATGCGGAGGCTTACGGCCCTGATGGTGCAGCGGAGAAGCCCCTCGCGCTCTTCCTGCCCCGGGCCACGTTTGTGAGCAGCGTGGGGCCCGAGAGCCCGCGGCTGCCAGACGGCAGCTCTG GCCTGTCCAGCTACACACCGAAGCACTCCGTGGCTTTCAGCAAGTGGCCGGAGCAGGTGCTGGAGCGGACTCCGAGCGCGGAGGAGGCCCCATCCAAGGAGGTCATG CTCACCCCCGCCGGTCAGAACGACCTCTCGGACTTCCGAAGCGAGCCAGCCCTCTACTTCTGA
- the TMEM203 gene encoding transmembrane protein 203 — protein sequence MLFSLRELVQWLGFATFEIFVHLLALLVFSVLLALRVDGLAPGLSWWNVFVPFFAADGLSTYFTTIVSVRLFQDGEKRLAVLRLFWVLTVLSLKFVFEMLLCQKLVEQTRELWFGLITSPVFILLQLLMIRACRVN from the coding sequence ATGCTCTTCTCGCTCCGGGAGCTGGTGCAGTGGCTGGGCTTCGCCACCTTCGAGATCTTCGTGCACCTGCTGGCCCTACTGGTGTTCTCCGTGCTGCTGGCCCTGCGTGTGGACGGCCTGGCTCCTGGCCTCTCCTGGTGGAACGTCTTCGTGCCCTTCTTCGCTGCTGACGGGCTCAGCACCTACTTCACCACCATCGTCTCTGTGCGACTCTTCCAGGATGGAGAAAAGCGGCTGGCCGTGCTCCGCCTTTTCTGGGTCCTCACAGTTCTCAGTCTCAAGTTCGTCTTCGAGATGTTGTTGTGCCAGAAGCTGGTGGAGCAAACGCGAGAGCTCTGGTTCGGCCTGATCACGTCTCCGGTCTTCATTCTCCTGCAGCTACTCATGATCCGTGCCTGCCGGGTCAACTAG